A window of Marinobacter halotolerans genomic DNA:
TTCCTGGCAGACCCGCTCTGGCTTTTTCGGGTGTGGGAAGGTGGCATGGCATTCCACGGCGGCCTGTTGGGCGTGATCTTTGCCATGTGGTGGTATGGGCGTAAAATCGACCGCGGCTTCTGGCAACTTGCCGACTTCGTCGCACCGCTTGTGCCGATTGGCCTGGGCGCGGGCCGGATTGGCAACTTCATCAACGGCGAACTCTGGGGCAAGCCGACGGATGTGGCCTGGGGAATGGTGTTCCGCACCGCACCGGATTCGCTGGCGCGCCACCCCTCTCAGCTGTACCAGTTTGCGCTGGAAGGCGTTGTGCTGTTCGTGATTCTCTGGTGGTTCTCGTCAAAACCGCGGCCACGAATGGCGGTGTCTGGCCTGTTCCTGCTGGCGTACGGTATCTTCCGTTTTCTGGTGGAATTCGTTCGTCAACCGGATCCTCAGCTGGGTTACCTTGCCTTCGACTGGCTGACCATGGGACAGGTACTATCCTTCCCAATGATTCTCGCGGGCGCTGCCCTGATGTTCATCGCTTATCGGAGAAACGCGGAATGAAGGCCTATCTGGATCTGATGCAGGACGTAGTCGACAACGGCTTCAACAAAGGCGACCGCACGGGCGTGGGCACGCGGTCTGTTTTCGGCCGCCAGCTAAGATTCAACCTGCAGGAAGGCTTCCCGCTGGTCACCACCAAGAAAGTCCACCTGCGCAGCATCATCTACGAACTGCTCTGGTTCCTGCGCGGCTCCACCGACAACAACTGGCTGAAAGATCGCAAGGTGTCCATCTGGAACGAGTGGGCCCTGGAAAACGGCGACCTCGGCCCGATCTACGGTAAGCAGTGGCGCAGTTGGCAATGCCCTGACGGCAGTGTGGTGGACCAGATCAGTGAAGTGATCGAACAGATCCGCACCAAGCCCAATTCCCGCCGCCTGATCGTCTCCGCCTGGAACCCGGCCGAACTGCCGGACGAATCCATCGGTCCCCAGGACAACGTCCGCGCAGGCCGCATGGCCCTGGCCCCGTGCCACTGCCTGTTCCAGTTTTACGTTGCTGACGGCAAGCTCTCCTGTCAGCTCTACCAGCGCAGTGCGGACCTGTTCCTTTTATCGGAAACCGAGAAAAATGCACAGTACGTGATGGCTGCGTAAAATTTAGTTAATTTAATCTATTTTATTTGCGACAGTTGAATTTTGCACAATGCGTTTCTATAGTGTCTCTTATAAAGGAGATACTTCGTGGAAATACGTGTTGTTGAAAAAGCACTTTTAACTGGAAGCCAAATCGACAATTTGGAAATTGGAGCGCGAGAAGTCTCCGGTGCTCTGGTTTTTGATGATGAAGGGAGGGTTGTTCAGTACGCCTCGGAGTGGTTGACCACTCTCACAGACCTACAAGCCATTGCCTACACCTCAGCTGAAACATACGCACGAAACATTTCGTATTTCATTGAGTTTCTGAGCCGCAGACCTGAGAACGTCGGTTTGACTGCTGATGAGATGCTTCTGCGGGTTAATTTAACTGTCCTTGAAGACTGGATCATCAGCCAGCAAGAAGTCGCGAGTGTTGATCGATCAACAATCAGAAACCGAGAGGGCTGCCTTCGTTCTTTTTATGACTTTTTTAGCAAGAACGAATATAGAGATCCCATTCTCGAAGAAAGCCCATTTCCTGCTAAGTTCTTAAGCGCTAAACCCCACTTGAAACAAGTCGTCAGTGCAAGCCTAAGTGATCTTGTGGCTCTCATGAACGAGTCGCGATACGAGCGAGAACGTCTTCTCCTACAGTTTATGTATGACTCTGGCGTCAGAATAAGTGAAGTCCAGCGAATCACTTACCGTGACATTCAAGAGGCCATCAAATTTAGTAACTCGGAGTTTGTGTCTTCGAAAAAAATTGAAGCGCCGGTCCATCCCGGCTACGCGCCTATTCTCATACGAGGTTCAAAAGGGCGGGGCAATTCGATCAAGGAGCGATTCACAATCATCACGGCGCCGACACTGAAACGAGTTGCGTCGTATCATGCTTCACCACTTTACAGGCGCTATCAAGCGAAATTCCAAGACCGAAATGATTGTCCTGCCTTCCTGAATTCTGAAGGCAGTGCATACAACGAGAGTTCACTAAGCAAGATGATTGAGCGGCGTTCGAAGTCAGCGCTCAAAAAGAAACTTATTTCTAAAAAGGTTCACGCGCACCTTTTTAGACACGGATCAGCGTACCTCATGCTGCAAGACCCTAATTTGGGGAGCGATTTTCTTGAACGCCTAGTTAATGTCCAAAAAACTCTCGGCCACGCGTTCATATCGACTTCCGAGCGCTACACAAGTATTCCTCTTGATATCTATGACTCAATTGCAGACTCAAGCTCCGGGGGGATGAGGTCGAAAATTGAAAAGATGGCCGAGGTCGTTGAGAGAACCAAGCTCCGGATAAAGTTAGGAGACAAAAAATAATGCCAAGGCAAAAAAGGAAGCGCGCTGATTATCTGGAAAAGGTTCGGCAATGGCTCAACGAAGCCTCTCGAAATCGCGAGATGCTCTACAGCGTGAAACTGACTGACAAATACACGGATGCGCCAATTGTCAGTGTAGAGAAGTTTCTGAAATTGCTTGGGTTGCCGGGCAGCGGTCGAAATATTCTTCGGAGCGACTGCAAGGATGAATTAGAGAAAATTACTGAGTTGATGCGGTTGGAAGGACTTTTAGTCTCGGGCATCTCAGCGAACGATTTGAACCTGATTAACGGTTTAAAACTTCTGCTACAACGACTTGAAGCTGATCCGGCATTGCTTAAAAGGATTCAGGTTTTCGGAAACTCAATTCAAGTCAAGCGACTCGTCCATGCGTTTCCGGAGTGTGAACTTAGCACCTCAATCGCGTCCGGCAGGTCGAAGGATGCGAGTGCTTACTTCAAGGATGTCTTTTCGGTTCGAGTCATGGAGCTTTTTAAAGACGAGGGTATCTACGACTCTACTGATTACATCCCTGTTGTCGAGCGAGAAAGGGGTGAGCCTACCGAAACCTCAGTGGAGAAGTTCAAAAAGGCCAGAGATAGTTCGAAGGTATCATCTGTCGCCGAATTCGAAGCGCTCTGCAAAGAGCCTTTCGACGTTGGCTATTATTTGTGTGCATTGGGAGCTCGAACCGTATCTGAAGCTTCCTCGATCAACAACTTTAGCGCCACATATCAAACCCTTAAGCGATTTTTTTGTGCGCAAGGTTTGCTTGGGGTTGAGCCAGTCAATGAAATACTCAATGAGTATGTTTCGCTTAAGTTTCGAACCTACCTCGAAGATTACGTAGCAACAGGGCAACTCTCGCCCAGTTGGGCAACGACAATGTTGTCATGTTTGCAGATATCTTTAGATCGGTTTTCTGAGCTCCAGGATGCGAGAGACTTCAGTTATATCAAAGCAGCTGGATTCGATACGCGAGGGAGAACGACTGATAGTTATAAACCGTACCCGAAAACACATCGTGACATTGTCGCAGGGGTTCTTAACACGGAGATCCAACGGGTCTGGGATCGTCATACAACGCCTTATGTGAAGACTACAGCTGGCCGCACTTTCGTAAAAGAAACTGCAACCGGCGCAAAAATCAACGGTGACCTGTGTACTGAGCAAAACTTGCATTGGTATTTTGATCAACGACTGGGGTCGCAGCGGATCACGTTTAAGGACCTATCAAGTCTCAGGGGTTCCTCTCCGGATACACTATTCTATAGAGCGGTCAACAATTACCGGAATCGTAACCCGGAATCCCATGCTTCCCTGGAAGACCTCTATGAAGCTTGGGGTGTTCCGAGAGATGTCTATCGCGAAGAGTTGTTCCCCTTTTATATGCGGCTTCTGCAAGTGACGGGAATGAATCCGATGTCCGCGCTGGATCTCGATGTAGATGCATTTGAGCCTCAGCATTCCGCAACTTTAAAGCCTTGCATTCGCTACTGGAAAGCCAGGAGTACGGGAGCAAAAGATCTACACCTTGATATTTTCAACTCCGAAATCACTTGGCTCTCCAAATCACAAGCTGCGGAGGTTGCTGACATCGTTAACAAGGTAATTGCGCTTACTGAAAACCTGCGCTCTCGGCTACCGGCTAATCACGAATTCAAGAACCTACTATTTATCGCAGCCGGAAAGCCGCCAAAAGGATATGGGCAGGTAAAGCGCCTCTATGAAAGCGGCTACGAGAAGATCAGAGAACACTTTGAACGCAGGTATGGTGATGATTTGATCGATGTCGAGACCGGTGAAGTTATCACCTTGGTGGGTACACGCTTTAGGTCTTCCATCGTCAGCGAAATGATTGAAGCTGGAGTATCCATACGAGAAATTCAGCTTATGTTAGGGCATGGCTCCATTACCACGACGCTCACCTACCTAGATCGAATGGATTTCAACAAACAAGCGCGAGTGCAGATTCAAGAGAAGCTCCAAACCATCTATGACAATGCTTGGGTGCCGAAAGAGCCACAGAGTGTTCCAAGCGCAGAAAAGTACCGCGGTGAAATTATTTTCAAAACACCCCTTGGTGGATGCGCGAATATTTTCAACCCACCTGACTTCATCAAGAATTCAAAGAGCTATGACGGCGGTGCCTGCTCGAATTTCAATAAGTGCCTTAGCTGCCCGAACGTGATTATCACTCGCGCTCACCTACCCGATCTTTTTGCACTCCGTAGGGATTATCAGACGGCGTGGCAGCATGGAAAGGTTGCTACTACTCCCTATGGCACTGTGATTCGAGAAAATATCGATATTCTTGAGTCAATTCTCGGTGACGAGTCTGAGTTTGCCAAAAGTGAACTTGAAGAGGCAGAGCTACTCGCTCGATACATTGATTCAGCTGTGAAGATTGACGGGGTTGCAGTATGAAGGTGCAGGCAGTTTGGGACAGCATCAAGAGCTACAAACAATTATCGACAGCGCTTATCGCATTGCATTTGGAGGATCAGCTAGACAAGCGTAAAGCTGATGCGGCAGCGGTGAGCGCCATTCGCGAAATTATGAACTTGGAGGTTTCAAGTGCGTCCCGATTTGAAGACCAAACTTGGTATTTCCCAGAAGCCAGGGAAAAAGCAGCGAAGACCCTGGCATCAACACGATTCACGGTTGCTTTTGACAACTATCAATGCATCCCTAAGCCGATAATCTTTCAAGTTAAGCTAACAGTGCTCATGGCGATGTTACTCCCTCGATCTGAGATTGCCGGAGGTGATCGGAAGCACAGGCCAATGGCCGTGCAGACTGTCGTACCGCTGTTCAGGTCTTGGCTTTCCTATATGAATCATGTGTTTTCACGGATGAAT
This region includes:
- the lgt gene encoding prolipoprotein diacylglyceryl transferase; amino-acid sequence: MLQHPQIDPVAISLGPLKIHWYGLTYLVGFAVGWWLGRLRARKPGSPITPAQMDDLLFYLALGVILGGRFGYVVFYNFDAFLADPLWLFRVWEGGMAFHGGLLGVIFAMWWYGRKIDRGFWQLADFVAPLVPIGLGAGRIGNFINGELWGKPTDVAWGMVFRTAPDSLARHPSQLYQFALEGVVLFVILWWFSSKPRPRMAVSGLFLLAYGIFRFLVEFVRQPDPQLGYLAFDWLTMGQVLSFPMILAGAALMFIAYRRNAE
- a CDS encoding tyrosine-type recombinase/integrase, with the protein product MEIRVVEKALLTGSQIDNLEIGAREVSGALVFDDEGRVVQYASEWLTTLTDLQAIAYTSAETYARNISYFIEFLSRRPENVGLTADEMLLRVNLTVLEDWIISQQEVASVDRSTIRNREGCLRSFYDFFSKNEYRDPILEESPFPAKFLSAKPHLKQVVSASLSDLVALMNESRYERERLLLQFMYDSGVRISEVQRITYRDIQEAIKFSNSEFVSSKKIEAPVHPGYAPILIRGSKGRGNSIKERFTIITAPTLKRVASYHASPLYRRYQAKFQDRNDCPAFLNSEGSAYNESSLSKMIERRSKSALKKKLISKKVHAHLFRHGSAYLMLQDPNLGSDFLERLVNVQKTLGHAFISTSERYTSIPLDIYDSIADSSSGGMRSKIEKMAEVVERTKLRIKLGDKK
- a CDS encoding tyrosine-type recombinase/integrase, with product MPRQKRKRADYLEKVRQWLNEASRNREMLYSVKLTDKYTDAPIVSVEKFLKLLGLPGSGRNILRSDCKDELEKITELMRLEGLLVSGISANDLNLINGLKLLLQRLEADPALLKRIQVFGNSIQVKRLVHAFPECELSTSIASGRSKDASAYFKDVFSVRVMELFKDEGIYDSTDYIPVVERERGEPTETSVEKFKKARDSSKVSSVAEFEALCKEPFDVGYYLCALGARTVSEASSINNFSATYQTLKRFFCAQGLLGVEPVNEILNEYVSLKFRTYLEDYVATGQLSPSWATTMLSCLQISLDRFSELQDARDFSYIKAAGFDTRGRTTDSYKPYPKTHRDIVAGVLNTEIQRVWDRHTTPYVKTTAGRTFVKETATGAKINGDLCTEQNLHWYFDQRLGSQRITFKDLSSLRGSSPDTLFYRAVNNYRNRNPESHASLEDLYEAWGVPRDVYREELFPFYMRLLQVTGMNPMSALDLDVDAFEPQHSATLKPCIRYWKARSTGAKDLHLDIFNSEITWLSKSQAAEVADIVNKVIALTENLRSRLPANHEFKNLLFIAAGKPPKGYGQVKRLYESGYEKIREHFERRYGDDLIDVETGEVITLVGTRFRSSIVSEMIEAGVSIREIQLMLGHGSITTTLTYLDRMDFNKQARVQIQEKLQTIYDNAWVPKEPQSVPSAEKYRGEIIFKTPLGGCANIFNPPDFIKNSKSYDGGACSNFNKCLSCPNVIITRAHLPDLFALRRDYQTAWQHGKVATTPYGTVIRENIDILESILGDESEFAKSELEEAELLARYIDSAVKIDGVAV